In Montipora capricornis isolate CH-2021 chromosome 4, ASM3666992v2, whole genome shotgun sequence, a single genomic region encodes these proteins:
- the LOC138044948 gene encoding uncharacterized protein — MSTTAIAMTSFDSSHLPLTTKSPAMVGKHTPFCGNNCSFLHHNLVTALLIDGRKAASRIHPCTGDLPSALKVAIDSATSAGWDQNCFIPDPLDQLRCPLLFLACAFGKFAVVQGLLRNDFIAQVLNEHGETALHFAAKHFHVNKGNVSFDREGAFEKVLHCLTEDSPKLLAAQDSRGFTPFHVSANSMKFEGRSYHKKIRFHQFCLKSMIKRLVELEKASIFTRHEARDIIKTPEIHGLDSVLHILARRSENFELLKFARDSLFQGRFPENKNKEGQTVLSLAWSTDPRGAMNTFHFSSDIPSLQEVDFIGEKNQGSTSIGIMLSSIEKVTFFPWFNR; from the coding sequence ATGTCAACGACTGCAATTGCAATGACTTCCTTCGACTCCAGTCATCTGCCTTTAACCACTAAGTCGCCCGCCATGGTAGGAAAACATACTCCCTTTTGCGGAAACAACTGTAGCTTCTTGCATCACAACTTGGTGACAGCGCTTTTGATCGATGGGCGGAAAGCGGCATCAAGGATTCATCCGTGTACTGGAGATTTGCCTTCTGCACTAAAGGTCGCCATTGACTCTGCGACATCAGCTGGCTGGGATCAAAACTGTTTCATCCCAGATCCTTTGGACCAACTCAGATGCCCGCTTCTATTCCTTGCTTGTGCTTTTGGCAAATTTGCCGTTGTCCAAGGACTTTTGCGAAACGACTTCATCGCGCAAGTGTTGAATGAACATGGCGAAACGGCTTTACATTTTGCTGCTAAACATTTCCATGTGAATAAAGGCAACGTATCATTTGACCGTGAGGGAGCGTTTGAGAAAGTTTTGCATTGCCTAACTGAAGATTCTCCCAAGCTTTTAGCTGCTCAGGACAGTCGTGGTTTCACACCTTTTCACGTATCAGCCAACAGCATGAAATTTGAAGGCCGATCGTATCACAAGAAAATTCGTTTTCATCAATTTTGCTTGAAAAGCATGATCAAGCGACTTGTTGAGTTAGAAAAGGCCTCGATATTTACACGACATGAAGCTAGGGACATCATTAAAACTCCAGAGATCCACGGGTTGGACTCTGTATTGCACATTTTAGCACGTAGGAGTGAGAACTTTGAGTTATTGAAGTTTGCGCGAGATTCATTGTTCCAGGGTAGATttccagaaaacaaaaacaaggaaGGCCAAACTGTCCTATCTCTAGCGTGGAGCACTGATCCCAGAGGGGCTATGAACACGTTCCATTTTTCATCAGATATTCCTAGTCTACAAGAAGTTGATTTCATTGGGGAGAAAAATCAAG